A stretch of Plasmodium chabaudi chabaudi strain AS genome assembly, chromosome: 14 DNA encodes these proteins:
- a CDS encoding BTB/POZ domain-containing protein, putative — MDKLNKEHIISINVGGKIYMTTLNLISRYKNSRLYEIVQEKLNNISDLSNDYKKREIFIDRNGNRFEYILDFLRDGVLICENDITVLTRILIEAIYFKLFSLMKIIKKKINLLHSNMNNSVNKNIFKRIINTIEKNRKEETNKLVKLSGIISNYSELKYFNLKKKKKKTYISLLNNSNIINEINYVNKDTENGFARHDNNDSTHYQKNESTNEKEKKKTNAYKESHYDTDINSEKYMNSQEKIPNIYTKSESPNFKFSNKKERKVQKDMVNGNLKNGVNKMDSHLSDTNSLEKNEKDTHANSEYYNEKTISHKYVSFSGDNDIIFYNNSETWSDGDQFGSIKNSKAEKDTNSSPKNISRLRNVNSINNKVNELNYNNYIENNDYIRYRDYEEYGCEDEHNNFPNYINGVRNKKSTYNYNNYEYNNMKSNARNPIMVYPEIDDVEETSNYPIMPNINLGEQIFSTTVDF, encoded by the exons atggatAAGTTAAACAAAG AACATATAATTAGTATAAATGTAGGAGggaaaatttatatgaccACTCTTAATTTAATATCTCGATACAAAAACTCACGCTTATATGAAATAGTACAAg aaaaattgaataatatatccGATTTATcaa ATGATTATAAGAAGAGGGAAATATTCATCGATCGAAACG GTAACCGATTTGAGTACATCCTTGACTTTCTAAGAGATGGAGTTTTAATATGCGAAAATGACATCACTGTCCTAACTAGGATTTTAATCGAagctatttattttaaattattttctttaatgaaaataataaaaaaaaaaattaatttattacattcaaatatgaataatagtgtaaataaaaatatttttaaaagaattataaatacaatagaaaaaaatagaaaagaGGAAACAAACAAATTGGTAAAATTGTCAGGCATTATTTCTAATTATAGTGaactaaaatattttaatttaaaaaaaaaaaaaaaaaaaacttatataagccttttaaataattccaatattattaacgaaataaattatgtgaATAAAGACACCGAAAATGGTTTTGCCAGACACGATAACAATGATTCTACACACTaccaaaaaaatgaatccacaaatgaaaaagaaaaaaagaaaaccaATGCATACAAAGAAAGCCATTATGATACAGATATAAATTccgaaaaatatatgaacagTCAGGAAAAAATTCCCAATATTTACACAAAAAGTGAGTCcccaaattttaaattttcaaacaaaaaagaaagaaaagtACAAAAAGATATGGTGAATgggaatttaaaaaatggtgttaataaaatggatAGTCATCTTAGCGATACAAATtctttagaaaaaaatgaaaaagatacTCATGCAAATTCagaatattataatgaaaaaacgATTAGTCATAAATACGTTTCCTTTTCAGGGGATAAtgacataattttttacaataatagcg AGACTTGGAGCGATGGTGACCAATTTGGaagcataaaaaattccAAAGCTGAAAAGGACACAAATAGTAGCCCTAAGAACATAAGTAGATTAAGAAACGTAAATTCTATTAACAATAAAGTTAATGAAttgaattataataattatatagaaaataatgattatataCGATATCGGGATTATGAAGAATATGGATGTGAAGATgaacataataattttccaaattatataaatggtgtgcgtaataaaaaatctacatataattataacaattatgaatataataatatgaaaagtAATGCCAGGAATCCTATTATGGTATATCCAGAAATTGATGATGTTGAAGAAACTTCCAATTATCCTATCATGCCTAACATAAATTTAGGAGAACAGATTTTTAGTACCACTGTAgacttttaa
- a CDS encoding sphingomyelin phosphodiesterase, putative, translated as MALATSPDQHFTIMSYNVQMIHVPLSRKINVGHRQKTLGKYICELDDIYNIDVLALNEVFTKQAYEMLTTGEIKKRFPYHTKILGDKTKSKLLDEDDNDDEEDYDDDEYYNNDLFSKNIERDIKEYVSNDCCNDNIYNENEENGQECGCDDTESQNIKNEIQNKKNCINSNGKLCNGTETNVNNSLRGVNGNNITPSDSSIKNNINSINKLNNVNATKKEKDEMNRKIASTDNKNCESCEEENNETNGDNMVFSPSPLLNNAKDAIKKKKKDEKKYEDPPPFDSISGGPKFRHFLNGGIIVLSKHKITHKHALIFENCKFPEMFSAKGAIYIKTNIENRSVNIVTTHLHAGNSKGDEKCRRKQIDELSKWVYQGPPSEFIKKGEPLFFVGDFNIRYIKDDDFFKEITSSKYLNCTVTNNTLETTYDSSINDYCEYAEDDFDHKYVDTLDYILVSKDSNVTTVIPQTAVQRGYKPISIFRTILCCIPYQSINIHHASDHFPIYATFKLPDED; from the coding sequence atggcGTTAGCAACTTCCCCTGATCAGCATTTCACTATTATGTCTTATAACGTACAAATGATACATGTCCCATTAAGtaggaaaataaatgtagGACATAGACAAAAAACATTAGGGAAGTATATATGTGAGCTTGatgatatttataatattgatgTTCTTGCTCTGAATGAAGTTTTTACCAAACAAGCTTATGAAATGCTTACTACCGgcgaaataaaaaaacgattTCCTTATCATACTAAAATATTAGGGGATAAAACTAAAAGTAAACTATTGGATGAGGACGATAATGATGATGAAGAGGACTATGATGACGacgaatattataataatgatttattcagtaaaaatatagaacgggatataaaagaatatgTTTCGAATGATTGTtgtaatgataatatatataatgaaaacgAAGAAAACGGACAAGAATGTGGATGCGATGATACTGAGtcacaaaatattaaaaatgaaatacaaaataaaaaaaattgtataaattCAAATGGTAAACTTTGTAATGGTACTGAAACTAATGTAAATAACTCTTTACGAGGGgtaaatggaaataatatcACACCCTCGGATTCatcaattaaaaataatattaattctaTAAATAAACTCAATAATGTGAATgcaacaaaaaaagaaaaagatgaaaTGAATCGAAAAATTGCATCTactgataataaaaattgtgaatcatgtgaagaagaaaataatgaaacgAATGGCGATAATATGGTATTCTCCCCTTCTCCCCTACTTAATAATGCCAAAGAtgccataaaaaaaaaaaaaaaagatgaaaaaaaatacgagGACCCTCCACCATTTGATTCTATTTCAGGAGGGCCCAAGTTCcgtcattttttaaacggAGGTATAATAGTTTTAtcaaaacataaaataacaCACAAGCATGCattaatatttgaaaattgtAAATTCCCTGAAATGTTTAGTGCAAAGGgagctatatatataaaaacgaATATAGAAAATCGTTCTGTTAATATAGTAACAACACATTTACACGCCGGAAATAGTAAGGGCGATGAAAAATGTCGACGTAAGCAAATAGATGAATTAAGTAAATGGGTATATCAAGGTCCTCCAAgtgaatttattaaaaaagggGAGCCATTGTTTTTTGTTGGtgattttaatataagatatattaaagatgacgatttttttaaagaaataacatcaagtaaatatttaaactGTACAGTAACAAATAACACACTAGAAACAACTTATGATTCATCTATTAATGATTATTGTGAATATGCTGAAGATGATTTTGATCATAAATACGTTGATACATTAGATTATATTTTAGTTTCTAAAGATTCAAATGTCACAACCG